The following nucleotide sequence is from Pelorhabdus rhamnosifermentans.
AATCACTTGCCTCACATGTGGTGTCCCGGCTGCGGCAACGGCATAGTCACAAGTGCCGCAGTCAAAGCCATCGATAAACTGGGACTCAGTCAAGATAACACAACCATTGTATCCGGTATCGGCTGCTCCTCAAGAGCCTCAGGGTACCTGGATTTCGATACCGTTCACAGCGCCCATGGCCGGGCCATTCCCTTTGCCACAGGCATTAAACTTGCCAATCCCGCGCTCAACGTCATCGTCATGACAGGAGACGGCGATGCCACAGCCATCGGCGGCAATCATTTCATCCATGCCGCACGAAGAAACATCAACATCACCGTCATTTTATTTAACAACTCCATTTACGGCATGACAGGCGGTCAGTATTCACCCCT
It contains:
- a CDS encoding thiamine pyrophosphate-dependent enzyme, translated to MPHMWCPGCGNGIVTSAAVKAIDKLGLSQDNTTIVSGIGCSSRASGYLDFDTVHSAHGRAIPFATGIKLANPALNVIVMTGDGDATAIGGNHFIHAARRNINITVILFNNSIYGMTGGQYSPLTPTHSKASTAPYGTIERSFNVVELAKAAGATFVARGTTYHAQQLSDV